Proteins encoded together in one Triticum dicoccoides isolate Atlit2015 ecotype Zavitan chromosome 7B, WEW_v2.0, whole genome shotgun sequence window:
- the LOC119336977 gene encoding uncharacterized protein LOC119336977, protein MCAAGERCELCGAGADVHCRADAAFLCAPCDAEVHGASTLASRHRRTRVSQSRGVVRVRCEAALEGWARRMGLEEEVARRCAAAAGRMLRAEVAVAAPRMPLRVAMAAALWWEVAAHGVHEPGDKLQRLEACANVPAVLIVAVAAAIGRACAKKRTAAVDA, encoded by the coding sequence ATGTGCGCCGCGGGCGAGCGCTGCGAGCTGTGCGGCGCGGGGGCGGACGTGCACTGCCGGGCCGACGCGGCGTTCCTCTGCGCGCCGTGCGACGCCGAGGTGCACGGCGCCAGCACCCTCGCGTCCCGCCACCGCCGCACGCGCGTCTCGCAGTCCAGGGGCGTCGTTCGCGTGCGCTGTGAGGCGGCGCTCGAGGGCTGGGCCCGGCGGATGGGCCTCGAGGAGGAGGTGGCGCGCCGGTGTGCCGCGGCGGCCGGGCGCATGCTCCGAGCCGAGGTCGCTGTGGCAGCGCCGCGCATGCCGCTGCGCGTCGCGATGGCGGCCGCGCTGTGGTGGGAGGTGGCGGCTCACGGCGTCCACGAGCCCGGCGATAAGCTCCAGCGCTTGGAAGCCTGTGCGAACGTGCCGGCGGTGCTGATTGTGGCGGTGGCGGCTGCGATCGGGCGCGCGTGCGCCAAGAAGAGGACGGCCGCAGTGGACGCCTAG